Proteins found in one Osmerus mordax isolate fOsmMor3 chromosome 20, fOsmMor3.pri, whole genome shotgun sequence genomic segment:
- the LOC136964532 gene encoding LIM/homeobox protein Lhx5-like, with product MTNPPPIAPPRLIAANQSFRETPVSSVSAWSVPDTVPCEGNQGSVPAAPCVLWLAAAQQVTFREGCSPSNHTLCRRAELEAGRRFGTKCAGCLQGISPSDLVRKARSKVFHLNCFTCMVCNKQLSTGEELYVIDENKFVCKEDYLTSGAIKEVNLNSVSSCTDRSLSPDLQDPIQDDTKETDNSTSSDKETNNNENEEQNSGTKRRGPRTTIKAKQLETLKAAFVATPKPTRHIREQLAQETGLNMRVIQVWFQNRRSKERRMKQLSALGARRHAFFRGPRRMRPLGGRLEDPDILGPGAYGYYGEYQGDYYGPGSTYDFFPHGPPSSQAQSPAESPYILGSGPGGMEGSVAAHHPDDQRFTDMISHADTPSPEPGLPSSMQPLPGETYGGGPSPPFSLASNSSYSAPMSHPGQEMGETTVW from the exons atgacaaaccccccccccattgctCCGCCAAGACTTATCGCCGCCAATCAAAGCTTCCGCGAAACTCCGGTGTCGTCGGTGAGTGCCTGGAGTGTTCCGGACACGGTTCCATGTGAGGGGAACCAGGGCTCGGTCCCTGCAGCTCCCTGTG TCCTCTGGCTGGCTGCAGCGCAGCAGGTCACCTTCAGGGAAGGCTGCTCCCCTTCCAATCATACCCTCTGTCGCCGGGCAGAACTCGAGGCGGGCAG GCGGTTTGGCACAAAATGCGCTGGCTGCCTTCAAGGAATCTCACCTAGCGACCTCGTGCGCAAAGCGCGCAGCAAAGTGTTCCATCTCAACTGTTTCACATGTATGGTGTGCAACAAACAGCTATCCACGGGCGAGGAACTGTACGTCATAGACGAAAACAAATTTGTGTGCAAAGAAGATTACCTGACCTCAGGTGCTATAAAGGAAGTCAACTTGAATTCAG TGTCATCGTGTACCGACAGAAGTTTATCACCGGATCTTCAGGACCCGATACAGGACGACACAAAAGAGACAGACAATTCTACGTCATCCGATAAGGAAACGAACAATAATGAGAATGAGGAGCAGAATTCGGGTACCAAAAGACGAGGGCCACGCACCACTATCAAAGCCAAGCAACTGGAAACCTTAAAAGCGGCTTTTGTGGCAACGCCGAAACCCACCCGACACATTCGTGAACAGCTGGCCCAGGAAACTGGATTAAACATGCGAGTTATTCAG GTGTGGTTCCAGAACCGGAGGTCCAAAGAGCGTCGTATGAAACAGCTGAGCGCCCTGGGGGCCCGGAGGCACGCCTTCTTCAGAGGCCCCCGCAGGATGAGGCCCCTCGGGGGCCGTCTGGAGGACCCTGACATCCTGGGGCCCGGGGCCTACGGCTACTACGGAG AGTACCAGGGCGACTATTACGGACCAGGGAGCACCTACGACTTCTTCCCCCACGGACCTCCCTCCTCGCAGGCTCAGTCCCCGGCAGAGTCCCCTTACATCCTGGGCTCCGGCCCCGGAGGCATGGAGGGCTCCGTGGCGGCCCACCACCCAGACGACCAAAGGTTCACGGACATGATCTCCCACGCAGACACCCCCAGCCCCGAGCCGGGCTTACCCAGCTCCATGCAGCCGCTCCCAGGGGAGACGTACGGCGGGGGGCCcagtcctcccttctccctggcCAGCAACTCCAGTTACAGCGCTCCCATGTCTCATCCCGggcaggagatgggggagaccaCCGTGTGGTAG